A single Campylobacter hyointestinalis subsp. hyointestinalis DNA region contains:
- a CDS encoding ABC transporter permease, with product MVKYLLLKYLRFDKSQPFITLCSVLAFLGVSIGLMVLIVAMAIMNGFDKEFERKLFTMNYPITVLSHLKGSISSWEVDELREKFPELKFSPFISSQTIIKGENAMEGGLIFGVDFNDEVLINSVVNEALKGKSISGFEILVGKGIKDEFMLGNSEKVTLIFMQSDPTGFSLVPKMKRFTAVADFSSGLIAYDKAYSYTDVNALRKILGYEDDKFDGIHIYSVTPKEDIARINAVLPVGKKAIGWWEQNGNFFSALALEKRALFIVLMLIILVASLNIISSLLMTVMNRRQEIALLLALGASKSEIKKSFFAQGLSVGGSGIVFGLILGLFVVWLLGSFDIVNLPADVYGSSKLPMELSFIDLFMIVVGAIFIVGFSSYYPAKKASNVDILTTLRNE from the coding sequence ATGGTAAAATATTTACTCTTAAAATATCTAAGGTTCGATAAAAGTCAGCCATTTATAACGCTTTGCTCGGTACTTGCTTTTTTAGGCGTTAGTATAGGGCTTATGGTTCTTATCGTGGCTATGGCGATCATGAACGGTTTTGATAAAGAATTTGAGAGAAAACTTTTTACTATGAACTATCCTATAACAGTGCTTAGTCATCTAAAAGGTAGTATATCAAGCTGGGAAGTTGATGAGCTTAGAGAAAAATTTCCAGAGCTTAAATTTAGCCCTTTTATCAGCTCTCAAACTATCATAAAGGGCGAAAATGCTATGGAGGGTGGACTTATTTTCGGCGTTGATTTTAATGATGAAGTGCTCATAAACTCAGTCGTAAATGAAGCTCTAAAAGGCAAAAGTATAAGTGGCTTTGAGATACTTGTAGGAAAAGGTATAAAAGATGAATTTATGCTAGGAAACAGTGAAAAAGTAACCTTGATATTTATGCAAAGCGATCCTACTGGATTTTCACTAGTTCCAAAAATGAAGAGATTTACTGCTGTGGCAGACTTTAGTTCTGGGCTTATCGCTTATGATAAAGCATATAGCTACACCGATGTCAATGCTTTGCGAAAGATACTTGGATATGAAGATGATAAATTTGATGGCATACACATATACTCGGTGACACCAAAAGAAGATATAGCTAGGATAAATGCAGTTTTGCCAGTTGGCAAAAAAGCCATAGGCTGGTGGGAGCAAAATGGGAATTTTTTTAGCGCTTTAGCTTTAGAAAAAAGAGCATTGTTTATAGTTTTGATGCTTATTATTTTAGTTGCTAGCTTAAATATCATAAGTTCGCTTCTTATGACCGTGATGAATCGCAGACAAGAGATAGCTTTACTTCTAGCCCTTGGAGCAAGTAAAAGTGAGATAAAAAAGAGTTTTTTTGCTCAAGGACTTAGCGTGGGTGGGAGCGGTATAGTATTTGGGCTGATCCTTGGACTTTTTGTGGTTTGGTTACTTGGAAGTTTCGATATAGTAAACTTACCAGCAGATGTTTATGGAAGCTCTAAATTGCCTATGGAGCTATCTTTCATAGATCTTTTTATGATAGTTGTAGGCGCTATCTTTATAGTAGGTTTTTCATCGTATTATCCTGCTAAAAAAGCTAGCAACGTAGATATCTTGACAACGCTTAGAAATGAGTAA
- a CDS encoding pilus assembly FimT family protein, which translates to MKKAFTLFEIVVVIIVIGIMAAFVAPKFSRDDLRLAADQIAAHIRYTQHLAMIDDKYDPGNAYWYKKRWIFEFTNINTQKKIKGVCENTNCWRYNVYSDESGSTNLNSIDQAAKDPENSSKRLTAGFSPGSLTKDALKKLNLKLNLTYTYNINTIEFRNGCQASRNNVGIKIRFDELGRPYNGNPDIPYGQWFVNEIGKVSPCTIILTHKNNSTCTINVEPETGYVTIRDCGSN; encoded by the coding sequence ATGAAAAAAGCATTTACATTGTTTGAGATAGTAGTCGTTATCATTGTTATAGGTATCATGGCGGCATTTGTTGCTCCAAAATTTAGTAGGGACGATTTAAGACTCGCAGCAGATCAAATAGCCGCACACATCAGATACACCCAACATTTAGCTATGATAGATGATAAATACGATCCAGGAAATGCATATTGGTATAAAAAAAGATGGATTTTTGAGTTTACAAATATAAATACACAAAAGAAAATTAAAGGTGTATGTGAAAATACTAATTGTTGGAGATATAACGTATACTCTGATGAGAGTGGTAGTACAAATCTAAATTCTATAGATCAAGCCGCAAAAGATCCCGAAAATTCATCAAAAAGACTAACCGCTGGTTTCTCTCCTGGCTCTCTTACTAAAGATGCTTTAAAGAAATTAAATTTAAAACTAAATTTGACGTATACATACAATATAAACACAATAGAGTTTAGAAATGGATGCCAGGCATCTAGAAACAACGTTGGTATAAAAATTAGATTTGATGAGCTTGGACGTCCATATAATGGAAATCCAGATATCCCATATGGACAATGGTTTGTTAATGAAATTGGAAAAGTATCGCCTTGCACAATAATCCTTACTCATAAAAATAACTCAACTTGCACTATAAACGTAGAGCCAGAAACAGGATATGTTACTATAAGAGATTGCGGTAGTAATTAG
- a CDS encoding membrane protein, producing MIKLRTNERVLLFILIFLNLALLSFSISSLSISYDEAKIYYESSGFLHNVITFSTRVFGQNDYALRLPFLFIHSLNTILIYKISKPMLRKQIDRMICATLYMYLPGVLASAILVNEAGFIIFLTLLFIFFEQNKMPLKGVFTLIATLFLSESFINLYIAILLFGLYKKDKNCKISGVIFCLLWFYMQGIETYGKPKGHFIDALGVFAAVFSPLVFLCFIYSAYRIWIKEEKNLLWFISITAFFFALGLSMRQKLSLELFLPYCVIFMPLIVKVMLNSYRVRLPMFRTKHKIAAVLILSTLFLNSLASIFHTFLYLFLDKSQSHFAYKYDVAKELSDRLKKFGISSVKTSKELALRLKFYGISSGDEYELNKFKKQNCENKAIRIVKFKKIIDRYYICKIK from the coding sequence ATGATAAAGCTGCGTACTAACGAACGTGTGTTACTGTTTATACTGATATTTTTAAATTTAGCTCTTCTTAGTTTTAGTATATCTAGCCTTAGTATAAGCTACGATGAAGCTAAGATCTACTATGAAAGTAGTGGATTTTTACACAATGTGATAACATTTTCTACGCGAGTTTTTGGACAAAACGACTACGCACTTAGACTGCCTTTTTTATTTATACACTCTTTAAATACTATCTTGATCTATAAAATTTCAAAACCGATGCTCAGAAAACAGATAGATAGAATGATATGCGCTACTTTATACATGTATCTACCTGGTGTCCTTGCAAGCGCAATCTTAGTAAATGAGGCGGGATTTATCATATTTTTAACGCTTTTATTTATATTTTTTGAACAAAATAAAATGCCGTTAAAAGGCGTTTTTACACTGATAGCTACACTATTTTTAAGCGAATCATTTATAAATTTATATATAGCCATTTTGTTGTTTGGGCTATATAAAAAAGATAAAAATTGTAAGATAAGCGGAGTGATATTTTGCTTACTATGGTTTTATATGCAAGGTATTGAAACGTACGGAAAGCCAAAAGGGCATTTTATAGACGCCTTAGGTGTTTTCGCGGCTGTTTTTTCGCCTTTGGTATTTTTATGTTTTATATATAGCGCTTATAGAATTTGGATAAAAGAAGAGAAAAATTTACTCTGGTTTATCAGCATAACGGCATTTTTTTTCGCGCTTGGACTATCTATGAGACAAAAGCTCAGTTTAGAACTATTTTTACCATATTGCGTCATATTTATGCCACTTATCGTAAAAGTGATGTTAAACTCGTATAGAGTAAGGCTACCTATGTTTAGAACAAAACATAAGATAGCAGCCGTTCTTATCTTATCCACCCTTTTCTTAAACTCATTAGCATCTATATTTCATACGTTTTTGTATCTTTTTTTGGACAAGTCCCAAAGCCACTTCGCATACAAATACGACGTCGCTAAAGAGCTTAGTGATAGGCTAAAAAAATTTGGTATCTCATCTGTAAAAACGAGCAAAGAGTTGGCTTTAAGGCTTAAGTTTTACGGTATTAGCAGTGGAGATGAGTATGAACTAAATAAATTTAAAAAACAAAACTGTGAAAATAAAGCGATAAGAATAGTTAAATTTAAAAAAATAATAGATAGATATTATATCTGTAAAATAAAATAA
- a CDS encoding MFS transporter, translated as MNKIELLVMYFCTGLTLCVLYATQPIAPLFESELGITRTEATLFTTAIMTPLAFASIIYGYLLEKIEIKKLLIVAFLLLGISEIVFSFTDSYFWLLNIRGFQGLIVPTVLTGIMSYISQISSKENVASAIGAYIGVTIIGGFLGRFLSGFFTDLFGWRFFFFMVGLLLLLATFLVFKFSQTISASFIKPKLNDILNILKIKHNLHIYIMIFGIFFSFQAILNFIPFELTNLGKEFSGSKTGMMYFGYIIGVLISFNSKKIIAFLGTQVNAMIVGIIILIVALQIFRFESFMIMFMAMLLFCLGNFLTHSIASGFINKMAESHKGISNGLYVSFYYAGGALGSFVPGFAYMLGGWGLFLSLITVISIISLISVLVLKNDKAAY; from the coding sequence ATGAATAAAATAGAACTTTTGGTTATGTATTTTTGTACCGGACTTACTCTTTGCGTGCTTTACGCAACTCAACCCATAGCTCCATTGTTTGAAAGCGAGCTAGGTATTACAAGGACCGAGGCAACGTTATTTACTACAGCGATAATGACGCCCCTAGCATTTGCAAGTATAATTTATGGCTATCTACTAGAAAAAATAGAGATCAAAAAACTACTCATAGTAGCTTTTTTACTACTTGGGATAAGTGAGATAGTATTTAGCTTTACGGATTCGTATTTTTGGCTTTTAAATATACGCGGATTTCAAGGGCTTATCGTCCCTACCGTACTTACTGGGATAATGAGCTATATATCTCAAATTTCAAGCAAAGAAAACGTAGCAAGCGCGATAGGAGCGTATATAGGCGTCACTATAATAGGCGGATTTTTAGGACGATTTCTTAGCGGATTTTTTACAGATCTATTTGGTTGGCGATTTTTCTTTTTTATGGTTGGCTTGCTTTTGCTTTTGGCTACTTTTTTAGTATTTAAATTTAGCCAAACAATAAGCGCAAGTTTCATAAAACCAAAGCTAAACGATATCTTGAATATACTAAAAATAAAGCATAATCTCCACATTTATATAATGATATTTGGTATATTTTTCTCATTTCAAGCTATTTTAAATTTTATACCGTTTGAACTAACAAATTTAGGGAAAGAGTTTAGCGGTAGTAAAACCGGTATGATGTATTTTGGATATATAATCGGCGTTTTGATATCGTTTAATTCAAAAAAGATAATTGCATTTTTGGGGACACAAGTAAATGCTATGATAGTCGGCATCATAATCTTGATAGTAGCACTTCAAATTTTTAGATTTGAAAGCTTTATGATAATGTTTATGGCTATGTTACTTTTCTGCCTTGGAAATTTCTTAACACACTCTATAGCAAGCGGATTTATAAACAAAATGGCAGAATCTCACAAAGGCATATCAAACGGACTTTATGTGAGCTTTTATTACGCAGGGGGAGCTTTAGGCAGCTTCGTGCCCGGATTTGCATATATGCTTGGCGGTTGGGGGCTATTTTTAAGCTTGATAACCGTGATAAGCATAATATCGCTTATATCGGTTTTGGTACTAAAAAATGATAAAGCTGCGTACTAA
- a CDS encoding phosphoribosyltransferase yields MVFYSYASFAKDVKILSAKIQKDFDPEAILAVARGGLSLAHAISMRLNNRNCFSLNSIHYEDTKKLDTINIFNIPDLSKFKKVLLVDDMIDSGESIVAIKKEIMKRYPDLELRIATIFYKSKALLLPEYSVTEAYDWIEFFWERID; encoded by the coding sequence ATGGTATTTTATAGTTACGCATCTTTTGCGAAAGATGTTAAGATTTTATCTGCTAAAATTCAAAAAGACTTTGATCCAGAAGCCATTTTAGCAGTAGCTAGGGGTGGGCTGAGCTTAGCTCACGCCATTAGTATGAGATTAAATAATAGAAATTGCTTTAGCTTAAACTCGATCCATTACGAAGATACAAAAAAGCTAGATACGATAAATATTTTTAATATTCCAGATCTTAGTAAATTTAAAAAAGTTTTACTAGTAGATGATATGATAGATAGCGGCGAAAGTATAGTCGCCATAAAAAAAGAAATTATGAAAAGATATCCAGATTTAGAGCTTAGGATCGCTACTATCTTTTATAAGTCAAAGGCTCTTCTTTTACCAGAATACAGCGTTACCGAAGCTTATGACTGGATAGAGTTTTTTTGGGAAAGAATAGACTAA
- a CDS encoding NCS2 family permease, with amino-acid sequence MNFFKLKENNTSVKNEFNAGLTTFLAMMYIVPVNMLIMSDAGMPKDALLTATAVITIISCIFNGFWANTPVALSVGMGLNAYFTYGLVIGMKIPWQTALGVVCISAIIFVVLSFTNFRIWIIKNIPIDLRRAISAGIGAFICFVGLKQMGLITYNPATLVGIGNISDPKVFIGALGLIIIVAFWSLNLKGGFILAVAATSVIAWIFGVYPAPSEFFSAPASLSPIFMELDIMGALKLALLPAIITFFVTHLFDSIGTLTGVCNRANLFDEHNEEGTHKLTKNLESDAITSVAGSIVGTSTITAFAESASGVEAGGRTGLTAVFTGIFFILTLFLLPLFNSIPSNAIYPILVMVGVLMFSELGKINYSDPAICVSTFLTVIFMPLTYSITVGLSIGFISYFIVKLVLRKLEDINSGIITLTIISLLAFLVISAPELFGQLLGVN; translated from the coding sequence GTGAATTTTTTCAAATTAAAAGAAAATAATACTTCTGTAAAAAATGAATTCAACGCAGGACTTACCACATTTTTAGCAATGATGTATATAGTCCCTGTAAATATGCTCATTATGAGTGACGCAGGAATGCCAAAAGACGCCCTGCTCACCGCGACTGCCGTTATAACTATAATCTCATGTATATTTAACGGTTTTTGGGCAAATACGCCAGTAGCTCTTAGCGTAGGTATGGGACTAAATGCGTACTTCACTTATGGGCTTGTTATAGGTATGAAGATACCTTGGCAAACAGCTCTTGGTGTTGTTTGTATCAGTGCTATCATCTTTGTAGTACTTAGTTTTACAAATTTCCGTATATGGATAATAAAAAACATACCTATAGATCTTAGGCGCGCGATAAGTGCTGGTATAGGAGCGTTTATCTGCTTTGTAGGACTTAAACAAATGGGGCTAATAACATATAATCCAGCAACCCTTGTCGGCATAGGAAATATATCTGATCCTAAAGTCTTTATAGGAGCTTTAGGGCTTATCATTATAGTAGCGTTTTGGTCTTTAAATTTAAAAGGCGGATTTATCTTAGCTGTAGCAGCGACTTCAGTTATCGCATGGATTTTTGGAGTGTATCCGGCTCCTAGCGAGTTTTTCTCAGCACCTGCATCTTTGTCGCCTATATTTATGGAACTTGATATTATGGGGGCATTAAAGCTTGCTTTGCTTCCTGCTATCATCACATTTTTCGTTACCCACCTTTTTGATTCTATTGGAACTCTAACTGGAGTTTGCAATAGAGCAAATTTATTTGACGAACATAACGAAGAAGGGACTCACAAACTAACAAAGAATTTAGAAAGCGATGCTATAACTAGCGTCGCAGGATCTATAGTAGGAACTAGTACTATAACAGCTTTTGCTGAAAGTGCTAGTGGAGTAGAGGCAGGAGGTCGCACAGGGCTTACAGCTGTATTTACAGGGATATTTTTTATACTTACGCTATTTTTACTTCCATTATTTAACTCAATCCCGTCAAATGCAATATATCCTATACTAGTTATGGTCGGCGTACTTATGTTTAGCGAGCTTGGCAAGATAAATTACAGTGATCCTGCGATCTGCGTTTCTACGTTTTTAACAGTTATCTTTATGCCACTTACTTACTCTATAACAGTCGGACTTAGCATAGGATTTATTTCATACTTTATCGTTAAGTTGGTTTTGAGAAAATTGGAAGATATAAACTCGGGCATAATAACCTTAACTATTATAAGCTTATTAGCATTTTTAGTCATATCTGCACCAGAGCTCTTTGGACAGCTTTTAGGCGTAAATTAA
- the mqnE gene encoding aminofutalosine synthase MqnE — protein MSLIDKLENGQRLGYDEGLALYDLDLFTLGKYANKVRQKLNSNKVYFNINRHINPTNLCADTCKFCAFSAHRKNDNAYTMSHEEIMKIVDDTVKNGTKEIHIVSSHNPFVTPQWYLEIFKMIKQKYPFLHIKAMTAAEIDYLKRKHALSYEQTIDLMINYGVDSMPGGGAEIFDESIREKICKGKVSSENWLKIHELWHKKGRFSNATMLFGHIEDRSHRIDHILRIRNLQDISLQNKQSDTSAKQGVSLGKNELKCGFNAFIPLVYQRDNNYLKIDGILGSQEILKTIAISRLLLDNIPHIKAYWATSTLNLALIAQEFGADDLDGTIENESIQSSAGAKSKNGQSKSDFIELIQTSGLVPVQRDSLYNEIKIYN, from the coding sequence ATGAGCTTGATAGATAAATTAGAAAATGGACAAAGACTAGGATATGATGAAGGCTTAGCTCTGTATGATCTAGATCTCTTTACGCTAGGCAAATATGCAAACAAAGTGCGCCAAAAACTAAATTCAAACAAAGTATATTTCAATATAAACAGACATATAAATCCTACAAATTTATGCGCCGATACTTGCAAATTTTGTGCATTCTCGGCTCATCGTAAAAACGACAACGCCTACACGATGAGTCACGAAGAAATAATGAAAATAGTAGATGATACCGTAAAAAACGGGACAAAAGAGATACACATAGTATCATCTCATAATCCTTTTGTTACCCCGCAGTGGTATCTTGAGATCTTTAAAATGATAAAACAAAAATATCCATTTTTACATATCAAAGCAATGACAGCAGCAGAAATAGACTATCTAAAAAGAAAACACGCTCTAAGCTATGAGCAGACGATAGACTTGATGATAAATTACGGCGTAGATAGTATGCCAGGTGGTGGAGCCGAGATATTTGACGAGAGTATCAGAGAAAAAATTTGCAAAGGAAAAGTAAGTAGCGAAAACTGGCTAAAAATCCACGAGCTTTGGCATAAAAAAGGACGCTTTAGCAACGCTACGATGCTTTTTGGGCATATAGAAGATCGCAGCCATAGGATAGATCATATATTGCGTATAAGAAATTTGCAAGATATTTCTTTACAAAACAAGCAAAGTGATACAAGTGCAAAGCAAGGAGTAAGTTTGGGTAAAAATGAGCTAAAATGCGGATTTAACGCTTTTATACCTTTGGTGTATCAAAGAGATAATAACTATCTAAAAATAGATGGGATTTTAGGCTCACAAGAAATTTTAAAAACGATAGCTATATCTAGACTGCTTTTGGACAATATCCCACACATAAAAGCTTACTGGGCGACTTCTACTTTAAATTTAGCTCTCATAGCTCAAGAATTTGGAGCTGATGATCTAGATGGAACCATAGAAAACGAAAGTATACAAAGTAGCGCTGGGGCAAAGAGTAAAAACGGACAAAGCAAAAGCGACTTTATAGAACTTATCCAAACTAGTGGACTTGTCCCAGTACAAAGAGATAGTTTATATAATGAAATCAAAATTTATAATTAA